In Eupeodes corollae chromosome 3, idEupCoro1.1, whole genome shotgun sequence, a single genomic region encodes these proteins:
- the LOC129951599 gene encoding steroidogenic acute regulatory protein-like, producing MSHENADDIRIAAEAIYNNTRPMNHRGVYQPQFDYNRHHAVNLISEDFLGGFMQDGRMSVVRRFFCLFVTFDLFFVSLLWIICIMLHGGTIFDAFHKQIIHYTIYTSLFDVVGTAICRFVVLVLFYGLFYMNHWSIIALSTTASCAFLISKVFFFDWVHSPEPVFGVVLVLTSFVLSWGEAWFFDGRVIPLERHARSYLAAISSNDRSPLIAPLLASEVEQPPPPESVFYSPFDTGHNSDEEHEQDEDYRQQGLDCVRKAYQLLKATDWKVEKVTQKNDTIQSIHREKLGKIYRLTGRIKYPAKALLDELFYKIENIPKWNPTLLESKILRKVNTYTDISYQATTSGGGGIVKSRDFVNLRCWRLCRDGKVIEDSDREEYKDNEDDDDENILTQSCEGSVSTLSGDNDNTPGDLGSSSNVPTSKSSQKLEDNNMSPPTNSEGNFRTLSQSLGARGFQGHLDFSDPPPLEDSFHDAEETPVPEVKKQNEQPKENDKIYVSAAMSIVYPGMPQIPKYTRGENLVSCWAMREVEGKPDVCIFEWLLCLDLKGYMPRYVLDNTYTTFMTDYMLYLRKYVCELREKRKRSASHHRYPIIEDD from the exons ATGTCCCACGAAAATGCAGATGATATTCGAATAGCAGCTGAAGCCATCTATAACAACACCCGCCCAATGAATCATCGTGGAGTCTATCAACCACAATTCGATTACa atCGACACCATGCAGTTAATCTTATTTCAGAAGATTTTCTTGGTGGCTTCATGCAAGATGGACGCATGTCGGTTGTTCGAAGATTCTTCTGTTTATTTGTGACATTCGATTTATTCTTTGTGTCTTTGCTTTGGATAATTTGTATTATG ctcCACGGTGGAACTATATTCGATGCCTTCCACAAGCAAATAATACACTACACAATCTATACATCGCTTTTTGATGTTGTTGGAACGGCTATTTGTCGATTTGTTGTCCTGGTACTGTTCTATGGACTGTTTTACATGAACCACTGGTCAATTATTGCT ctgTCAACGACTGCTTCGTGTGCATTCCTTATCTCCAAAGTGTTCTTTTTCGAT TGGGTACATTCACCAGAGCCTGTTTTTGGAGTTGTTCTTGTTTTAACATCGTTTGTGTTGTCGTGGGGTGAAGCGTGGTTCTTCGATGGCAGAGTTATACCCCTCGAACGACACGCAAGGAGTTACCTTGCAG CTATATCATCAAATGATCGTTCACCACTGATAGCTCCTCTTTTGGCTTCTGAGGTTGAACAACCACCACCACCAGAAAGTGTGTTCTACTCCCCTTTCGATACGGGGCACAATAGTGATGAGGAACATGAACAG GATGAAGACTACCGACAACAGGGGTTGGATTGTGTGCGCAAAGCTTATCAACTTCTAAAAGCTACTGATTGGAAAGTGGAAAAAGTAACACAAAAGAATGATACCATCCAGAGTATCCATCGAGAGAAACTAGGAAAAATATACAGATTAACT GGCCGAATTAAATATCCAGCTAAAGCACTACTAGATGAACTTttctataaaattgaaaatattcccAAATGGAATCCAACGTTGTTAGAATCGAAAATTCTTCGT AAAGTTAACACCTATACGGACATCAGTTATCAAGCTACCACCAGTGGAGGTGGTGGAATAGTAAAAAGTCGAGACTTTGTCAATCTGCGCTGCTGGCGGCTGTGTCGTGATGGCAAAGTAATCGAAGATAGCGACAGGGAAGAGTATAAAGACAATGAAGACGACGATGATGAGAATATTTTAACTCAATCGTGTGAAGGTAGTGTTTCAACACTCTCTGGGGACAATGACAATACACCTGGTGACTTGGGTTCAAGCTCAAATGTGCCTACTTCTAAAAGTTCTCAGAAATTAGAAGACAATAATATGTCTCCTCCGACAAATAGTGAAGGTAATTTTCGAACTCTAAGCCAGAGTCTTGGAGCGAGAGGCTTTCAGGGACATTTAGACTTTTCTGATCCCCCACCATTGGAAGATAGTTTCCACGATGCTGAGGAAACTCCTGTTCCTGAagtgaaaaaacaaaatgagcAACCGAAGGAAAATGATAAGATCTATGTTAGTGCTGCTATGAGCATCGTTTATCCTGGTATGCCACAAATTCCTAAATACACAAG aGGTGAAAATCTAGTATCTTGTTGGGCTATGCGTGAAGTTGAGGGCAAGCCTGATGTATGCATTTTCGAATGGCTCTTGTGTCTAGATCTCAAAGGGTACATGCCGCGTTATGTCTTGGACAAT acATACACAACATTCATGACAGACTATATGCTATATTTGCGCAAATATGTTTGTGAACTTCgtgaaaaacgaaaaagaagtGCCTCCCATCATCGGTATCCTATTATTGAAGACGATTAA